The proteins below are encoded in one region of Helianthus annuus cultivar XRQ/B chromosome 2, HanXRQr2.0-SUNRISE, whole genome shotgun sequence:
- the LOC110896794 gene encoding uncharacterized protein LOC110896794, protein MEAKLLIKGKDCTALSNGFWETVAAFASGLILERFKACWVKDRIPALGEDLNRKWCWMSSPGELSELEDYVAALNGVVVSLVKDRWLWSPDVSGKFSTNSFKTLAAEVINEEARYTVKGYGWVSSKCKIFIWRSVHDHIPTRQALEKRNIMLDSVLCVLCGEGVETVDHYLFTDCNISMRVWNRLSEWVKLPPIFAFLFMDLLDVHKGVGGDSKAKEIVRGLVVVTCWAIWKARNTKVFSNGRDDSDDIFGDVRSLDRQLFGEFLNQSKLYTINLAPPNL, encoded by the exons ATGGAGGCCAAATTATTGATAAAAGGAAAAGACTGCACAGCTTTATCAAATGGGTTTTGGGAGACGGTAGCAGCATTCGCTTCTGGATTGATCCTTG AAAGGTTCAAAGCTTGCTGGGTTAAGGACCGGATTCCTGCTTTGGGTGAGGATCTTAACCGGAAATGGTGCTGGATGAGTTCTCCGGGTGAATTGTCGGAGCTGGAAGACTATGTGGCAGCGCTAAATGGAGTTGTTGTTTCGCTTGTGAAGGATAGGTGGTTATGGTCGCCAGACGTCTCGGGTAAGTTTTCTACGAATTCGTTTAAGACTTTGGCTGCGGAGGTTATTAATGAGGAGGCAAGATATACGGTTAAAGGATATGGATGGGTGTCGTCTAAGTGTAAGATTTTTATTTGGAGGTCGGTGCACGATCATATCCCGACTAGACAAGCGCTTGAAAAGAGGAATATCATGCTCGATTCGGTTTTATGTGTTCTTTGCGGGGAAGGGGTCGAAACTGTGGACCATTATTTGTTTACGGACTGCAACATTTCGATGAGGGTTTGGAATCGGCTAAGCGAGTGGGTCAAACTTCCTCCTATTTTCGCCTTTTTGTTTATGGATCTCCTTGATGTCCATAAAGGGGTTGGCGGGGATAGTAAAGCTAAGGAGATTGTCCGTGGTCTTGTTGTTGTGACTTGTTGGGCCATTTGGAAAGCTAGGAACACAAAGGTTTTCTCAAACGGAAGAGATGATAGTGATGATATCTTTGGGGATGTGAGGTCTCTAG ACCGACAG TTGTTTGGTGAGTTTTTAAACCAGTCAAAGTTATACACAATAAATTTGGCGCCGCCCAATCTATGA